The following coding sequences lie in one Peribacillus frigoritolerans genomic window:
- a CDS encoding Cof-type HAD-IIB family hydrolase encodes MAEKHLIVLDLDGTLLTDNKTISSRTKKTLLKLKEDGHEIMIATGRPFRSSELYYRELGLTTPIVNFNGAFVHHPLHTNWGVYHSPLDINVAKDIVEACDQFKYHNIIAEVRDEVYVHYHDEKLMNMFNVGNPIMKTGDLRNYLQDSPTSMLIHTDSEFVGQIRQHLSDVHAELVDHRRWAEPFHIIEIIKSGLSKAVGLKRVSNYLEIPQNRIIAFGDEDNDLEMLEYAGTGVAMGNAISPVKTVANTTTLTNEEDGIAVFLEEKFNIKA; translated from the coding sequence ATGGCTGAGAAACATTTGATCGTATTGGATCTTGATGGTACCTTACTTACAGATAACAAAACAATTTCTTCAAGGACTAAGAAAACACTCCTGAAACTAAAAGAAGATGGACACGAAATTATGATCGCCACCGGGCGTCCCTTTCGCTCAAGTGAACTTTATTACCGGGAATTGGGGTTGACTACACCAATCGTTAATTTCAATGGCGCTTTCGTCCATCACCCATTACATACAAATTGGGGGGTATACCACTCTCCACTGGATATAAATGTTGCGAAAGATATTGTCGAAGCGTGTGATCAGTTTAAATATCACAACATCATCGCAGAAGTCCGGGATGAAGTTTATGTCCATTATCATGATGAAAAATTGATGAACATGTTCAATGTAGGAAATCCGATCATGAAGACAGGTGACTTGCGCAATTACCTTCAGGATTCCCCAACTTCGATGCTAATTCACACAGATAGTGAATTCGTAGGACAGATTCGCCAGCATCTATCCGATGTTCATGCAGAATTGGTCGATCATCGCCGCTGGGCAGAGCCTTTTCATATCATCGAAATAATAAAAAGCGGGTTAAGTAAAGCCGTAGGGCTAAAACGTGTATCCAACTATCTGGAAATTCCTCAAAACAGGATAATCGCTTTCGGTGATGAAGATAATGATTTGGAAATGCTCGAATACGCGGGAACCGGGGTGGCCATGGGAAATGCGATCTCACCAGTAAAAACGGTAGCAAATACGACTACATTGACAAATGAAGAAGATGGTATAGCCGTCTTCCTCGAAGAAAAATTCAATATAAAAGCCTAA
- a CDS encoding YajQ family cyclic di-GMP-binding protein has translation MAKENSFDIVSKVDFSEVTNAVTMAMKEIQTRYDFKGSISSITIEKEELVLVSDDEYKLEQLKDVLISKLIKRDVPVKNLDYGKLEGASGGTVRQRAKLIQGIDKEQAKKINTIIKNSGLKVKSQIQDDQIRVTGKNRDDLQGIISAIRGADLSIDVQFLNYR, from the coding sequence ATGGCAAAGGAAAATTCATTTGATATTGTTTCGAAAGTAGACTTTTCAGAGGTAACGAATGCAGTTACCATGGCTATGAAGGAAATACAGACTCGCTATGATTTTAAAGGGAGCATAAGCAGCATCACCATTGAAAAAGAAGAACTAGTTCTAGTATCCGACGATGAATATAAGCTCGAACAGCTGAAGGATGTTCTCATCAGTAAGCTCATTAAACGTGACGTACCCGTCAAGAACCTGGATTATGGCAAATTAGAAGGAGCTTCTGGCGGAACCGTTCGCCAACGGGCCAAGTTAATTCAAGGCATCGATAAGGAGCAAGCAAAAAAAATCAATACAATCATTAAAAATAGCGGTCTTAAAGTGAAAAGCCAAATCCAGGATGATCAAATCCGGGTTACCGGTAAGAACCGGGATGATTTACAAGGAATCATCTCCGCGATCCGGGGCGCTGATCTGTCCATTGATGTACAATTCCTAAATTACCGCTAA
- a CDS encoding DUF3941 domain-containing protein → MSKTTDDNKRPKDNQARNAEKNIAYQENLTAGKHSYSKKTDHK, encoded by the coding sequence ATGTCCAAAACAACCGATGACAATAAAAGGCCAAAAGATAACCAAGCGAGAAATGCTGAAAAAAATATCGCTTATCAGGAAAACCTTACTGCAGGTAAGCACTCCTATTCGAAGAAAACGGACCATAAATGA
- a CDS encoding prolyl oligopeptidase family serine peptidase produces the protein MIIIEKELIGHIPVLHLGEETTFKQELPLIIFIHGFQSAKEHNLHYAYLLAEKGFRVLLPDVIHHGEREAGLSDSQMIPRFWEMVLQTIQDLPLLKDDLLSRKLIDPDRIGVAGTSMGGIVTNGALAAYEWISAGVSLMGNPSYVAYAELQMAEIKKREVNFPATDEEVAKVIEQLKPFDLSLNQDKLSNRPLLFWHGAKDPVVPYQHAYRFYEGVKAGYDEADEKIDFILDPKAGHKVSREGVLKTADWFAKHLLSAVQNA, from the coding sequence TTGATAATAATTGAAAAAGAACTAATTGGACATATTCCTGTATTGCACCTAGGTGAAGAAACCACTTTCAAACAGGAATTGCCGCTTATTATTTTTATACATGGTTTTCAAAGTGCAAAAGAACACAATCTGCACTATGCTTATTTATTGGCTGAAAAGGGGTTTCGTGTGCTTCTACCTGATGTGATTCATCATGGGGAAAGGGAAGCCGGTTTAAGTGATTCTCAAATGATTCCCCGTTTTTGGGAAATGGTTTTACAGACAATCCAGGATTTACCTTTGCTGAAGGATGATTTATTATCCCGAAAATTAATTGATCCCGACAGAATTGGCGTAGCAGGTACCTCCATGGGGGGAATAGTGACTAATGGGGCCCTGGCTGCTTATGAATGGATTTCCGCCGGAGTCAGTTTAATGGGTAACCCATCATATGTCGCGTATGCAGAGCTCCAAATGGCGGAGATTAAGAAAAGGGAAGTTAATTTCCCAGCTACTGATGAGGAAGTTGCCAAGGTGATTGAACAGCTCAAGCCATTTGATTTGAGTCTTAATCAGGATAAGCTTTCCAACCGTCCGCTTCTTTTTTGGCATGGTGCCAAAGATCCGGTTGTTCCTTATCAACATGCATACCGTTTTTATGAAGGGGTCAAAGCAGGGTATGATGAGGCAGATGAAAAAATTGATTTTATCCTTGACCCTAAGGCTGGACATAAGGTCAGTAGAGAAGGAGTGCTTAAGACAGCAGACTGGTTCGCGAAACATTTACTGTCAGCTGTGCAAAATGCTTAA
- a CDS encoding DegV family protein → MAITILADSACDLPLSFYKENNVSLIPLQVHLDGENYEDLLTINSHEVYQAMLEGKAPKTSQASPEYFIELFTQFAKEKKQGIYIAFSSELSGTYQTAVMILNQVKEEYPDLDIEIVNTKCASMGVGLIVKKAADLAANGATKEEILAAIEFQTRHMEHLFTVDNLEYLARGGRISKTSALVGGLLNIKPLLHVEDGKLVPLEKIRGKKKLIKRVIELMHDRGKNLTTQTIAISHGDDEATALEWKEAIQNEFGTTDFMIHTIGSVIGAHAGPGTIALFFLNDTPEKS, encoded by the coding sequence ATGGCTATCACAATTCTTGCAGATAGTGCATGTGATTTGCCGTTGTCTTTCTATAAGGAAAACAATGTTTCATTAATCCCTTTACAAGTCCATCTTGACGGGGAAAATTATGAAGATTTACTTACTATTAATTCTCACGAAGTCTATCAGGCGATGCTGGAAGGAAAAGCCCCGAAAACATCGCAAGCTTCCCCAGAATACTTTATAGAACTTTTCACACAGTTTGCCAAGGAGAAAAAACAAGGGATATATATTGCCTTTTCCTCTGAGTTATCAGGAACATATCAAACGGCAGTGATGATCCTTAATCAGGTGAAGGAAGAGTACCCTGACCTTGACATTGAAATCGTCAATACGAAATGTGCTTCGATGGGCGTCGGTTTAATTGTAAAGAAAGCAGCCGATCTGGCAGCAAACGGTGCCACTAAAGAAGAAATCCTGGCTGCCATCGAATTCCAAACGCGTCATATGGAGCATCTATTCACTGTAGATAACCTAGAATACCTGGCCCGTGGCGGCCGCATCTCCAAGACATCTGCCCTTGTTGGCGGTTTATTAAACATTAAACCGTTATTGCATGTTGAAGATGGAAAGCTTGTTCCGCTTGAAAAGATACGCGGCAAAAAGAAATTGATTAAACGTGTAATCGAATTAATGCACGATAGAGGCAAAAACTTAACAACCCAAACGATTGCCATCAGTCATGGTGATGATGAAGCAACGGCCCTGGAATGGAAGGAAGCCATCCAAAATGAATTCGGGACAACCGACTTCATGATCCATACAATTGGTTCCGTCATCGGTGCACATGCCGGTCCTGGCACAATTGCCCTCTTCTTCTTAAACGATACCCCTGAGAAATCATAA
- the moaA gene encoding GTP 3',8-cyclase MoaA, which produces MNSQIKDSLDRPLRDLRISVIDRCNFRCQYCMPAEIFHENFQFLPKSELLSYEEIVRLSKIFAGLGVKKLRLTGGEPLLRRDLTTLISNLVKIEGIEDIGLTTNGVFLKKHAMNLREAGLQRVNISLDSLDDELFKKMNGRDIGIKPVIEGIAAAKEAGLGVKVNMVVKKETNESQILPMARFCKDEGIQLRYIEFMDVGHTNGWQLKNVITKKELLAMLQTEFDLEPVEEDYFGEVAKRFRYKGTNAEVGFITSVSESFCSSCTRARLSANGSLYTCLFNGKGHDLKSLLRSDMTDEELTGFIISLWNRRDDRYSDERAAGTVKKQEKIEMSFIGG; this is translated from the coding sequence TTGAACAGTCAAATTAAAGATTCATTGGACAGGCCACTAAGGGATTTAAGGATTTCAGTCATAGATCGCTGTAACTTTCGCTGCCAGTATTGCATGCCTGCTGAAATTTTTCATGAGAATTTTCAGTTCCTGCCTAAAAGTGAGCTATTATCTTATGAGGAAATTGTAAGGCTTTCTAAAATATTCGCAGGCTTAGGGGTAAAAAAACTAAGGTTGACTGGCGGGGAACCATTACTACGGAGAGATCTTACCACTCTGATTTCAAATCTCGTTAAAATTGAAGGTATTGAAGATATTGGATTGACCACGAATGGTGTCTTCTTGAAAAAGCATGCCATGAATTTGAGGGAAGCCGGTTTGCAGAGGGTGAATATCAGCTTGGACAGCCTCGATGACGAACTTTTCAAGAAGATGAACGGCAGGGATATCGGCATAAAGCCCGTTATTGAAGGCATCGCTGCTGCCAAGGAAGCAGGGCTTGGCGTTAAAGTGAATATGGTTGTGAAAAAAGAAACCAATGAATCCCAAATCCTGCCGATGGCCCGATTTTGTAAAGATGAGGGCATTCAATTACGCTATATAGAATTCATGGATGTCGGACATACAAATGGCTGGCAGTTGAAGAATGTCATTACGAAAAAAGAACTGCTTGCGATGCTCCAAACCGAATTCGATCTTGAACCGGTTGAAGAAGATTATTTTGGAGAGGTGGCAAAACGCTTCCGTTATAAGGGCACTAATGCAGAAGTGGGCTTCATAACCTCGGTATCCGAGTCTTTTTGTTCAAGTTGTACACGTGCACGTCTTTCTGCTAATGGAAGTTTATATACATGCCTGTTTAATGGAAAGGGACATGACTTGAAGTCATTGCTCCGTTCCGACATGACAGATGAAGAATTGACCGGGTTCATCATATCACTTTGGAACCGTAGGGACGACCGCTATTCGGATGAGCGGGCAGCGGGAACGGTGAAGAAGCAGGAAAAAATCGAAATGTCATTCATTGGCGGGTAA
- a CDS encoding YitT family protein — MYSGEMKKIIIVVVGALLNAIAMNFFLIPANVYASGFTGVAQLLSRMIGSFAPFNVSTGILLLLLNIPVTIIAWRKVGKSFTFYSFLSVALMSFFMEIIPITRWSPDILLNAVFGGVIAAVGVGITLKYGASTGGMDIIAMLLSRKKDKPVGTYLFLLNGVIIVTAGAVYGPEKALYTLVTLYTSTRVVDAIHTRHEKLTAMIITKKSEELKQAIHAKLVRGITRVPAKGAFTNETKEMLLIVITRYELYDLERIIKEVDPHAFTNIIETSGIVGTFRRE, encoded by the coding sequence ATGTACAGTGGTGAAATGAAGAAAATTATCATAGTTGTGGTCGGAGCATTGCTTAATGCCATCGCAATGAACTTTTTTCTAATACCGGCAAACGTATATGCAAGCGGCTTTACGGGAGTGGCCCAGCTTCTATCGAGGATGATTGGTTCTTTTGCTCCTTTTAATGTATCGACAGGTATTCTATTGCTTTTATTGAACATTCCAGTAACGATCATTGCTTGGCGAAAGGTTGGAAAGTCTTTCACTTTTTATAGTTTCCTCAGTGTTGCCTTGATGTCCTTCTTTATGGAAATCATTCCGATTACACGCTGGTCACCTGACATATTATTGAATGCGGTATTTGGCGGGGTCATTGCTGCAGTAGGTGTGGGGATCACATTGAAATACGGTGCATCGACTGGAGGAATGGATATTATCGCCATGCTTCTTTCACGGAAGAAAGATAAACCTGTAGGTACTTATTTATTTCTGCTGAATGGCGTGATCATTGTAACGGCAGGTGCTGTTTATGGACCGGAAAAAGCTTTGTATACACTTGTTACCCTTTATACATCGACCCGTGTCGTGGACGCGATACATACGCGTCATGAAAAGCTTACGGCCATGATCATTACAAAGAAAAGCGAAGAACTTAAACAGGCAATCCATGCTAAGTTAGTTCGCGGAATTACAAGGGTTCCCGCAAAAGGGGCGTTCACCAACGAAACTAAGGAAATGTTGTTGATTGTCATTACAAGGTATGAACTGTATGACCTTGAACGGATCATCAAGGAAGTGGATCCACACGCTTTCACAAACATCATAGAAACGTCAGGCATTGTTGGAACTTTCCGCAGGGAATGA
- a CDS encoding LacI family DNA-binding transcriptional regulator, which produces MAITIKDVAQLANVAPSTVSRVIANNPRISEKTKVRVRKAMTKLGYHPNFIARSLANQSTRIIGLVMPSSSNDYYQNPFFPTILQGLSEGAQENHYSLLLSTGKTEDEIYEGVVNMVQGGMVDGIILMYSRMNDHILTYLRERAFPFVIIGKPYDYIEEITYVDNDNVLAAEQATDYLIQLGHERIGFIGGDVTLVMTLDRLSGYERALERAGIDRRREYTLHEDFLHEGGQAAAKRLLSIDEPPTALVVSDDLMALGIVHSLREMGVRTPEEMSIVSFNNVLFSELSLPALTSVDINIFDLGYQAAKGIIDMLQTGDAPAGTIIPHHFVERHSCRSRSIKQGAMAMTY; this is translated from the coding sequence ATGGCCATCACAATAAAAGATGTGGCACAGCTAGCGAATGTTGCTCCTTCAACAGTTTCTCGAGTGATTGCAAACAATCCTCGGATAAGTGAAAAAACAAAGGTACGGGTACGTAAGGCGATGACTAAATTAGGATACCATCCAAACTTCATTGCACGTAGTCTTGCCAATCAATCGACCAGGATCATAGGTTTGGTAATGCCAAGTTCGTCAAATGATTATTATCAAAATCCCTTTTTTCCGACGATCCTCCAGGGTCTAAGTGAGGGAGCCCAGGAAAACCACTATTCCCTGTTGCTAAGCACGGGAAAAACCGAAGATGAAATCTACGAAGGAGTAGTGAATATGGTGCAGGGGGGGATGGTGGATGGAATAATCCTGATGTATTCAAGGATGAACGATCACATTCTGACCTATTTGAGAGAAAGGGCTTTTCCATTTGTAATCATTGGGAAGCCCTATGATTACATCGAGGAGATAACATATGTTGATAATGATAATGTCTTGGCAGCCGAACAGGCAACGGATTACCTCATACAGCTAGGACATGAAAGGATTGGATTCATCGGAGGTGATGTAACCCTTGTGATGACCCTTGATCGCTTATCAGGATATGAACGGGCATTGGAGAGGGCTGGAATCGATCGAAGGAGGGAATATACCCTGCATGAAGATTTTTTGCATGAAGGGGGACAAGCCGCTGCAAAAAGGTTACTATCCATCGATGAACCGCCTACCGCTTTGGTGGTCAGTGATGATCTCATGGCACTTGGCATCGTGCATTCACTTCGCGAGATGGGCGTGCGCACTCCTGAAGAAATGTCAATCGTCAGCTTCAATAACGTTCTTTTCTCTGAACTGTCATTACCGGCCCTGACTTCCGTAGATATTAATATTTTTGATTTGGGATATCAGGCCGCTAAGGGCATCATTGACATGCTGCAGACTGGGGATGCTCCTGCCGGGACCATCATTCCACATCATTTCGTGGAAAGGCATTCCTGCAGATCGAGATCGATCAAGCAAGGTGCAATGGCCATGACTTATTGA
- a CDS encoding glycoside hydrolase family 13 protein translates to MNKTWWKEAVCYQIYPRSFMDSNGDGIGDIKGLISKLDYLQDLGIDVIWICPFYKSPNADNGYDISDYQAVSDEFGSIEDIDLLLKDVHGRGMKVILDLVLNHTSDEHPWFVESRSSRDNPKRDWYIWRDGQDGREPNNWESIFSGSAWKFDERTNQYYLHLFAEKQPDLNWKNTDVRKALYEMVNWWLDKGIDGFRIDAITHIHKREGLPDMPNPYWHQYVPAFEMHTNQDGILDYLQELKEETFSKYDIMTVGEANGVRIEQAEEWVGESNGKFNMIFQFEHLGLWNRGQNHDVDVQGLKRTMTKWQKGLKNKGWNALFFENHDQPRSVSTWGNDHQYWLESAKMIGALYFFMQGTPFIYQGQEIGMTNVQFDSIDDYDDVGMKNFYRIETSKGRPHDEIMNIIWHSGRDNSRTPMQWNDIENGGFTHGTPWMRANPNYRAINVEQQKNDPSSIYHFYKKMIELRKKHQVLVYGEYELLWEDHPELYIYTRNMNDNSVMVVCNFSMNHHQIDLSYWGKMELLLANYDDCPEVSLIDLRPYETRIYRY, encoded by the coding sequence ATGAATAAGACCTGGTGGAAAGAAGCGGTTTGCTATCAAATATACCCGCGCAGTTTCATGGATAGTAATGGTGATGGAATCGGGGATATAAAAGGATTGATATCTAAGCTTGACTACCTGCAGGATTTGGGGATAGATGTTATTTGGATTTGTCCATTTTATAAATCGCCCAATGCGGATAATGGCTATGATATTAGTGATTATCAAGCAGTTTCCGATGAATTCGGTTCAATCGAAGATATTGATCTGTTATTGAAAGATGTTCACGGACGTGGGATGAAGGTGATACTCGATCTTGTTTTGAATCATACAAGTGATGAGCACCCCTGGTTCGTCGAGTCACGTTCTTCCCGCGATAATCCGAAACGGGATTGGTATATATGGAGGGATGGGCAGGACGGCCGTGAGCCCAATAATTGGGAAAGCATCTTTTCCGGAAGTGCCTGGAAATTCGATGAAAGGACCAATCAATACTATTTACATTTATTTGCCGAAAAGCAGCCAGACTTAAACTGGAAAAATACTGATGTGCGAAAGGCATTATATGAAATGGTCAATTGGTGGCTCGATAAGGGAATCGATGGCTTCCGGATTGATGCGATCACGCATATTCATAAGCGTGAAGGCCTTCCGGATATGCCCAATCCTTATTGGCATCAATATGTACCTGCGTTTGAAATGCATACTAATCAGGACGGGATTCTGGATTACCTTCAGGAGTTGAAAGAAGAGACTTTCTCTAAGTATGATATCATGACGGTCGGTGAGGCCAATGGCGTCAGGATTGAGCAGGCGGAAGAATGGGTCGGGGAATCGAATGGGAAGTTCAATATGATCTTTCAGTTTGAACATCTTGGGCTTTGGAATAGGGGACAGAATCACGATGTTGATGTTCAAGGGTTAAAGCGAACGATGACCAAATGGCAAAAGGGGCTGAAAAACAAAGGATGGAATGCTTTGTTTTTTGAAAATCATGACCAGCCGAGAAGTGTATCCACCTGGGGAAATGATCATCAATATTGGTTGGAAAGCGCAAAAATGATTGGGGCCCTATACTTTTTCATGCAAGGGACACCTTTTATTTATCAAGGTCAGGAAATTGGCATGACGAATGTCCAATTTGATTCGATTGATGATTATGATGATGTCGGAATGAAAAACTTTTACCGGATAGAGACCTCGAAAGGTCGTCCTCATGATGAAATCATGAACATTATATGGCATAGCGGCCGTGATAATTCACGAACACCGATGCAATGGAACGATATTGAAAATGGCGGATTCACCCATGGAACACCTTGGATGAGGGCTAATCCAAATTATCGCGCCATTAATGTAGAACAGCAGAAAAATGACCCGTCATCCATTTATCATTTTTATAAAAAGATGATTGAACTTCGAAAAAAACATCAGGTCCTCGTTTATGGGGAATATGAATTGTTATGGGAAGATCACCCTGAACTTTATATTTATACAAGAAATATGAATGATAATTCAGTCATGGTAGTTTGTAACTTTAGTATGAATCACCATCAAATCGACCTTTCTTATTGGGGAAAAATGGAACTTTTACTAGCTAATTATGATGATTGCCCTGAGGTGTCCCTTATTGATTTACGTCCATATGAAACGAGGATTTATCGTTATTGA
- a CDS encoding metal-sulfur cluster assembly factor yields MDQDTKDIIFGALEQVIDPELGIDIVNLGLVYDVDMDEEGLTTVTMTLTAMGCPMAGTIVDQVKLVLEDIPEVKETDVKIVWSPPWTKDKMSRYAKIALGIK; encoded by the coding sequence GTGGATCAAGATACAAAAGACATTATTTTTGGAGCTTTGGAGCAGGTCATTGACCCTGAGCTTGGTATAGATATCGTTAATTTAGGCTTGGTATATGATGTGGATATGGATGAGGAAGGTCTGACTACGGTGACGATGACATTGACAGCAATGGGCTGTCCGATGGCTGGGACGATCGTCGATCAAGTTAAATTGGTTCTGGAAGATATCCCCGAGGTCAAGGAAACGGATGTGAAGATTGTCTGGAGTCCGCCATGGACGAAAGACAAAATGTCCAGATATGCTAAAATTGCATTAGGTATCAAATAA
- a CDS encoding MBL fold metallo-hydrolase, whose amino-acid sequence MVDPWFTVQELDSKTFSISEYGHWEKVHSFLLLGETRAALIDTGLGIDSIKRITDQLTDLPIIVLTTHVHADHIGGHGDYDTIYVHGDDANWLINGIEGLSLEQIRKNIARDITIPIPESFDPFTYKPYQGYPDRLLSDGDTIDLGNRSLGIYHTPGHSPGHISILDNETGYLFTGDLLYSDTPVYAFYPSTSPEDLVNSLEKIAKIKAVSKIYGGHNQLGLEPKILEEVLAAIQYLKENKLVRHGTGVHAFKSFSVHF is encoded by the coding sequence ATTGTAGATCCATGGTTCACCGTTCAGGAATTGGACTCAAAAACGTTTTCAATCAGTGAATATGGTCATTGGGAGAAAGTTCATTCCTTTTTATTACTTGGGGAGACCCGGGCGGCGTTAATCGACACAGGTTTAGGCATCGATTCGATTAAGCGGATTACAGACCAGCTTACCGATCTTCCGATTATCGTCCTGACCACACACGTTCATGCGGATCATATTGGCGGTCACGGTGATTATGATACCATTTATGTTCATGGTGATGATGCCAATTGGCTGATCAACGGCATTGAAGGTTTGTCCTTGGAACAAATAAGAAAGAACATTGCACGGGATATCACTATACCCATACCCGAATCATTCGACCCTTTTACATACAAGCCATATCAGGGTTACCCTGATAGGCTCTTATCGGATGGTGACACGATTGATCTGGGCAACCGCAGTTTAGGCATTTATCATACACCAGGGCATTCACCTGGCCACATTTCAATTTTGGATAATGAAACAGGTTATTTATTCACTGGCGACCTGCTTTATTCAGATACTCCCGTTTATGCATTTTATCCCTCGACAAGCCCTGAAGACCTTGTGAATTCGTTAGAAAAAATCGCAAAGATCAAGGCAGTCTCCAAAATCTATGGCGGACACAACCAACTCGGCCTCGAACCAAAGATCCTTGAAGAAGTCCTTGCAGCCATTCAATATCTTAAAGAAAATAAATTAGTCAGGCACGGAACGGGTGTACATGCATTCAAAAGTTTCAGCGTTCATTTCTAG
- a CDS encoding SDR family oxidoreductase, translating into MTTQNQNQNKQGFPPQHQQHQPGLETKMEPNPDSVKAAYKGSGKLKGKTAIITGGDSGIGKSVAIYYAKEGANVTVAYLDEHEDAKATKELIEKEGQKCLLISGDIGDEAFCQEVVKKTVDEFGGLDILVNNAGEQHVQTSILDISAEQLEKTFRTNIFSMFHLTKAALKHLKKGSSIINTTSITAYQGNPKLIDYSSTKGAILAFTRALSNSISKDGIRVNGVAPGPIWTPLIPASFGEEDVAKFGQDTPMGRAGQPEELAPAYVYLASDDSSYVSGQVIHVNGGTVVNG; encoded by the coding sequence TTGACTACTCAAAACCAAAATCAGAACAAACAAGGATTTCCACCTCAACATCAGCAGCATCAACCTGGATTGGAAACAAAAATGGAACCGAACCCTGATTCAGTTAAAGCTGCCTACAAAGGAAGCGGCAAATTAAAAGGTAAAACGGCAATCATAACAGGAGGAGACAGCGGAATCGGTAAATCAGTTGCCATTTACTACGCTAAAGAAGGAGCGAATGTGACAGTTGCATACTTGGATGAACATGAGGATGCCAAAGCGACAAAAGAATTGATTGAAAAAGAAGGCCAGAAATGTTTACTCATTTCCGGTGATATCGGTGATGAAGCCTTCTGCCAGGAAGTCGTCAAAAAAACGGTTGATGAATTTGGCGGTTTAGACATTCTAGTCAACAACGCCGGAGAACAGCATGTGCAGACAAGTATCCTGGACATTTCAGCTGAACAATTGGAAAAAACGTTCCGCACGAATATTTTTTCGATGTTCCACTTAACTAAAGCTGCATTGAAGCACCTTAAAAAAGGAAGCAGCATCATTAATACAACCTCTATCACAGCCTATCAGGGCAACCCAAAACTAATCGATTACTCTTCAACAAAAGGTGCAATACTTGCATTTACAAGAGCCCTGTCGAACTCCATTTCAAAAGATGGCATCAGAGTGAACGGTGTGGCTCCAGGCCCGATCTGGACACCGCTGATTCCTGCCTCATTCGGTGAAGAGGATGTTGCCAAATTCGGACAGGATACTCCAATGGGCCGTGCAGGGCAGCCAGAGGAATTGGCACCAGCCTATGTATATTTGGCAAGTGATGATTCATCCTATGTCAGCGGACAAGTCATCCATGTAAACGGCGGGACCGTTGTAAACGGATAA
- a CDS encoding DUF3813 domain-containing protein codes for MGNKLFQKAREFVEEALHSEHDGDQQKTEEIAKNALSSAFANTTEAEKEQLRELQEELENHSK; via the coding sequence ATGGGAAACAAATTATTCCAGAAGGCTAGGGAATTTGTTGAAGAAGCTCTCCACTCTGAGCATGACGGTGACCAGCAAAAGACAGAGGAAATCGCTAAAAACGCTCTTTCATCAGCCTTTGCCAATACGACCGAGGCCGAAAAAGAACAACTGCGGGAACTCCAGGAAGAGCTGGAAAACCACTCTAAATAA